One stretch of Akkermansia sp. RCC_12PD DNA includes these proteins:
- the mnmA gene encoding tRNA 2-thiouridine(34) synthase MnmA translates to MARILVGLSGGVDSSVAAALLVEQGHEVVGAYMKNWVNDEGIPGECPWEQDIRDALAVAQKIGIEFRVIDLVEKYRARIVNYLIEGYRAGCTPNPDVLCNREMKFGVFLDYALEQGFEYVATGHYARRLDTPQGSFILRGRDPNKDQSYFLSLMRPAQIAKAMFPLGDLLKPEVRALADKYGLPTAHKKDSQGICFIGQVKMSDFLRHYLPDKPGKIVDTEGRILGTHNGLHLFTMGQRKGHGVASPREGVAYVVVGKDVKRNQLILGYEETSTQGLYASHAVVGGISNTLLPLPSRIMAQPRYRAKAEWAACEYLEEGKVRLSFDVPLRALAVGQVCAFYDGGKLLGGGFFESIES, encoded by the coding sequence GTGGCACGTATTCTTGTAGGCTTATCCGGCGGAGTGGACAGTTCCGTTGCGGCGGCGCTGCTCGTGGAGCAGGGCCATGAAGTCGTGGGGGCTTACATGAAAAACTGGGTGAATGATGAAGGCATTCCCGGGGAATGCCCATGGGAACAGGACATTCGGGACGCGCTGGCTGTCGCTCAAAAAATCGGGATCGAATTCCGTGTGATCGACCTCGTGGAAAAATACCGCGCACGCATCGTGAACTATTTGATTGAAGGCTACCGTGCCGGCTGCACGCCGAATCCGGATGTGCTATGCAACCGAGAAATGAAATTCGGCGTGTTTCTGGATTATGCCCTGGAACAAGGATTCGAGTACGTCGCCACCGGCCACTATGCCCGCAGGCTCGACACGCCGCAGGGCTCCTTCATCCTGCGCGGCCGTGACCCAAACAAGGACCAGTCCTATTTCCTCTCTCTGATGCGGCCCGCCCAGATTGCCAAGGCCATGTTTCCCCTGGGCGATCTGCTGAAACCGGAAGTACGCGCGCTGGCGGACAAATACGGCCTTCCCACAGCCCACAAGAAAGACAGCCAGGGCATCTGCTTCATCGGCCAGGTGAAGATGAGCGACTTCCTGCGGCACTACCTGCCGGACAAACCCGGAAAAATTGTGGATACGGAAGGCAGGATTCTCGGCACCCACAACGGACTGCACCTTTTCACGATGGGTCAGAGGAAGGGACACGGAGTGGCTTCTCCGCGGGAAGGAGTCGCGTACGTCGTCGTGGGGAAGGACGTGAAGCGCAACCAGCTTATCCTGGGGTATGAAGAGACTTCCACACAGGGCCTGTATGCCTCCCATGCGGTTGTCGGCGGCATCTCCAACACCCTGTTACCGTTGCCCTCCCGCATTATGGCCCAGCCGCGCTACCGCGCCAAGGCGGAATGGGCCGCCTGCGAATATCTGGAGGAAGGAAAGGTGCGCCTGAGCTTTGACGTGCCGCTGCGCGCCCTGGCCGTGGGGCAGGTATGCGCGTTTTACGATGGCGGCAAACTGCTTGGCGGCGGCTTCTTTGAATCCATAGAGTCATGA